In the Candidatus Methylomirabilota bacterium genome, GGTGGCCGCCCACCGCATGGCCATCGCGCATGCCAAGCAGCGCTCCACCTTCGGCGTACCGCTCAGCCAGCGCCAGGCCATCCAGTGGATGCTGGCCGATGCCGAGGTGGAGATCCGCGCGGCGCGCTGGCTCGTCTGGGAGGGCGCCTGGAAGGCCGACCGCGGCGAGGATGCGCGGGTGGAGGCGTCCATCGCCAAGCTCCACTCCAGCGAGGTGCTGGGGCGGGTGATCGACGCGGCCGTGCAGATCCACGGGGGCTACGGGGTCTCCAAGGAATTCCCGCTCGAGCGCTGGTACCGCGAGGCGCGGGTCCGCCGGATCGGCGAGGGGCCGTCCGAGGTTCACCGCATGGTCATCGCGCGCTCGCTGTTCCGCTGAACGGCCCCCGGCAACCGGCCATGGCGACCTTCAGCTTCGAGCTGTGCGAGCTGCCACCGGAGACGCAGGCCCTCCGGGAGGAGGTGCGCGAGTTCCTCCGCGCCGAGCTGTCCGGGCAGGGAGGATCCAGGCGCGCGCGCTCCTGGGGCGGCTTCGACCGCGCCTTCACGCGGAAGATGGCGGCGCGCGGCTGGATCGGCATGACCTTTCCGAAGCGATATGGCGGTCACGAGCGCACGGCGCTGGAGCGCTACGTCGTTCTGGAGGAGACGCTGGCCGCCGGCGCTCCGGTCTCCGCCCACTGGGTAGCCGACCGGCAGAGTGGCCCCCTCCTCCTGCGCTTCGGCACCGAGGCCCAGCGCCAGCGCTTCCTGCCCGGAATCTGCCGCGGCGAGCTCGCCTTCGCCATCGGCATGAGCGAGCCCGACTCGGGCTCCGACCTGGCCTCGATCCGCACCCGGGCTCAGCGCGCGCCCGGGGGCTACCGCGTCGACGGCACCAAGATCTGGACGAGCAATGCCCACCTCTGCGACTACGCCATCGCCCTCTTCCGTACCGCAGTGGTGCCCGACAAGAAGCACGAGGGCCTGTCCCAGTTCCTCGTCGAGCTCGGGTCACCGGGCATCAGCATCCGGCCCATCATCGACCTGTCGGGCGGCCATCACTTCAACGAGGTCCACTTCGAGGACGTCTTCGTGCCCGACGACATGCTGGTGGGCACCGAAGGGGAGGGCTGGAAGCAGGTCACCACCGAGCTCGCCTTCGAGCGGAGCGGCCCGGAGCGCTATCTCTCCTCCATCCAGCTCCTGATCGAGCTGATCCGAGAGGTGGGACCGGAGCCGGGCGAACGGGCGGCGGTGCTCATCGGCCGCCTCACCGCTCATCTGACCACGCTGCGCCAGATGTCGCTCTCGGTCGCGGGCATGCTCCAGACGGGGCAAAACCCCAACCTGGAGGCGGCGGTCGTGAAGGAGGTCGGGACCACGTTCGAGCAGGAGATCCCGGAAGCGGTCCACGCGCTCACCGGGGCCGAGCCGCGGCTCGGTTCGGGCAGCGAGTTCGAGCAGACGCTGGGCTACCTGGTGGAGCACGCGCCGTCGTTCTCGCTCCGCGGCGGCACCCGCGAGGTGCTGCGCGGCATCATCGCCCGCGGCCTGGGTCTCCGATGAGGAAGGCCAGGCGCGGCCGAAGGGCCCGCGCATGAACGAGCTGCGGGCGATCCTCGCCGACACGTGCGCGCGGCTCTTCGGGGACCGGGTCTCCCCGGAGCTGATCCAGGCCGCCGAGAAGGGCGTGTGGCCCGCGGCGCTGTGGCAGGCGCTGGAGGAGAACGGGCTCACGCTCCCGCAGGTCCCCGAGGCGCGCGGCGGCGCGGGTGGCACCTGGCGCGACGCCCAGGTCGTGCTCACCGCCGCCGGGCGCCACGCCGCGCCGGTCCCTCTGGCCGAGACGATGGTCGGGGCCTGGCTCCTCGCGGAGGCCGGTCTCGATGTGCCCGTGGGACCCCTCACGGTGGCGCCGGTGCGGCCGGAGGATCGCCTCGCCCTCGCGCGCGACGGCTCGGGCTGGCGCCTCGACGGCACCGCCCGGCGCGTCCCCTGGGGGATCGCGGCCGGCCACGTCGTCGTGGCCGCCGACGATGGCGGCCGGCCGGTGATCGCCCTGATGGCCCGCGGCGCAGCCCGGGGCGAGCCCGATACCAACCTGGCCCTCGAGCCTCGCGACACGCTCACCTGGCACCGCGCCCCCGTGGTCGCCGCGGCACCGGCCGGCGAGGGCGCGGCCGGGGATCCGGTGCGTGCGCTGCGGCTCGGGGGCGCGCTCGTACGCTCGGCCCAGATGGCGGGTGGCCTCGAATACCTCCTCGCGCAGTCGGTCAGCTACGTGACCCAGCGGAAGCAGTTCGGCCGCCCGCTGGCGGCCTTCCAGGCCATCCAGCATCAGCTGGCCCTCCTGGCCGGGCACGCGGCCGCCGCGGGCATCGCGACCCAGCACGCCTTTCGCGCCATGGAGCGGGGCCGGGCGGCCTTCGAGGTCGCGGTGGCGAAGATCCGCGTCGGCGAGGCGGCCGGCCTCGGGGCCGGCATCGCCCACCAGTGCCATGGGGCCATCGGCTTCACCTACGAGCATTCCTTGCATTTCGTCACCCGTCGGCTCTGGTCGTGGCGCGCCGAGTTCGGCGCCGAGAGCCACTGGGCGATGGAGCTGGGACGGGAGGTGGCGGCGCGGCCTGCCGACGCGCTCTGGCCGTACGTCACCTCGCGATGACGTCGAGGGAGATGCGGGGCCCGAGGAGGATCGAATGCTTCCGCTGACCGGGATCAAGGTCGTCGAGATCGCGCAGAACCTCGCCGGGCCCATGGCCGCGGAGATCCTCGCGCACCTGGGCGCGGACGTCGTGAAGATCGAGCGCCCCGACGGGGACGATGCGCGGCGCTGGGGTCCGCCGTTCTGGAAGGGGGTGTCACCGGCGTTCCTCGCAGTCAACGCCAACAAGCGCTCCATGACGCTCGATCTCAAGGACGCCCGCGCAGTGGCCTGGCTGACCGAGTTCATCGGCGGGGTAGACGTGCTCGTCCAGAACCTGCGGCCGGGCGCGCTCGAGGAGCTCGGCCTCGGTCCCGAGGTCCTGGTGGCTCGTTACCCGCGGCTCATTTACTGTTCGCTCTGGGCCTTCGGGCGCACGGGGCCGCGCCGCCTCAAGTCGGGGTACGAGCCCATGGTCCAGGCGTTCTCTGGCCTCATGATGATGAATGGCGACGAGGGGGGCCCGCCGACCCGCATCGGCACCTCGGTCCTCGACTACGGGAGCGGGATGTGGACGGCCATCGGCGCCCTGGCCGGTCTGGTCCAGCGGGAGCGCACGGGACGCGGGTGCGTCGTCGACGCCTCGCTCTTCGAGACCGGTCTCGCCTGGCTCAAGGGTCACTTCGCGAGCTTTCGCGTGTCCGGCGAGGTGCCCGAGCGCCACCGGACCGGCAGTCACCGCGTCGTTCCCTTCCAGGCCTTCGACACCAAGACCGGGCCCATCATCATCACGGTCGGCAGCGACCGGCTCTTCGCCAGGCTCGCCGGGGTCCTGGGTCGTCCCGAGTGGATCACCGATCCGCGCTTCGCCACCAATGCGGCGCGCGTCGTCAGCCGGGCCGAGTTGATCCCGGAGATCGAGCGGATCCTGCTCACCCGCACCAAGGGCGAGTGGATCGATCTCCTGGAAGCCGCGGGGGTGCCGTGCGCCCCGATCAACACCCTGCCCGAGGCGGTCACCGAGCCCCAGGCGGAGGCCATCGGAATGATCCAGCGCGTGCCCGGTGACGAATACGAACTCGTGGCCCTGCCGCTCTCCTTCGACGGCGTGCGTCCGGGCATTCGCCGGGCGCCGCCGCGCCCCGGGGAGCACACCGGAGAGCTGATGGGCCCCTGAGCCGTGGGACGGGTGTCTATCCTGGCTGGACCTTCATCCGGGGATCCAGCGCGTCGCGGAGGCCGTCTCCGAGCAGGTTGAGGCCGAGGACGGTGATGGCGATGGCGAGCCCCGGGAAGAGCGCGATCCAGGGCGCCTCGCGTACGTAGTTGCGGCCTTCGGCGATCGCGTTGCCCCAGGTCGGGGTCGGCGGCTGCGGCCCCATGCCCAGAAACGACAGCACCGCCTCCGTCAGCACGGCGTACGCGAAGATGAACGTGAGCTGGACGATCAGTGGCGCGAGGCTGTTCGGCAGCACGTGCCGCAGCAGGATCCGCCATTGCCCGACGCCCAGGGCGAGGGCTGACTGCACGTAGTCCAGCTCGCGGATCACGAGGACCGACGCTCGGACGATCCGCGCCGTTCGGGGCGTGTAGACCGCGGTCAGGGCGATCATGGCGTTCAGCATCGACGGTCCGAGGGCGGCCGTGATCCCGATCGCCAGCAGGACGGCCGGAAACGCCATCAACGCATCCATGCACCGCATCAGCCCGTTGTCGAGCTCGCGGAAATAGCCGGCTGCGGCGCCGATCAGGGTCCCGCCCACGCCGGTCATGACCATGACGCCGAAGCCGATCTCGAGCGAAAGCCGGGCGCCGTAGACGACTCGGCTCAGGATGTCACGCCCGAAGTTGTCCGTCCCGAGCCAGAACTGGCGGGTCGGCGGCGTGAAGCGGTGGCGAAACTGCATCTGGTCCGGCGCCGACGGCGCGATGACGTCGGCCAGAAGCGCGAGGGCGAGCACGAGCGCGAACAGCGCGAACCCGACCACGAACGATCGATGACGCCTGAGCCGCCACACGACCCGCGAGCGCCGCACGCGGGCGAGGGCGCCGTCGGGCGCCGCCCACCCGATCGCGATGGTCCTACCCCCGCTCATAGCGCACGCGGGGGTCGAGGTAGCCGTACAGGACGTCGATCAGCAGGTTCAGCAGCACGAAGCCGGCCGCCGTCACCAGGAGGCCGCCCTGGATCATGGGGTAGTCACGGCGGAGGACGGCCGCCGCCAGAAGCCGACCGATCCCCGGCAGCGAGTACACGGTCTCGATCACCACGGACC is a window encoding:
- a CDS encoding acyl-CoA dehydrogenase family protein, coding for MNELRAILADTCARLFGDRVSPELIQAAEKGVWPAALWQALEENGLTLPQVPEARGGAGGTWRDAQVVLTAAGRHAAPVPLAETMVGAWLLAEAGLDVPVGPLTVAPVRPEDRLALARDGSGWRLDGTARRVPWGIAAGHVVVAADDGGRPVIALMARGAARGEPDTNLALEPRDTLTWHRAPVVAAAPAGEGAAGDPVRALRLGGALVRSAQMAGGLEYLLAQSVSYVTQRKQFGRPLAAFQAIQHQLALLAGHAAAAGIATQHAFRAMERGRAAFEVAVAKIRVGEAAGLGAGIAHQCHGAIGFTYEHSLHFVTRRLWSWRAEFGAESHWAMELGREVAARPADALWPYVTSR
- a CDS encoding ABC transporter permease subunit; amino-acid sequence: SVVIETVYSLPGIGRLLAAAVLRRDYPMIQGGLLVTAAGFVLLNLLIDVLYGYLDPRVRYERG
- a CDS encoding acyl-CoA dehydrogenase family protein; the protein is MATFSFELCELPPETQALREEVREFLRAELSGQGGSRRARSWGGFDRAFTRKMAARGWIGMTFPKRYGGHERTALERYVVLEETLAAGAPVSAHWVADRQSGPLLLRFGTEAQRQRFLPGICRGELAFAIGMSEPDSGSDLASIRTRAQRAPGGYRVDGTKIWTSNAHLCDYAIALFRTAVVPDKKHEGLSQFLVELGSPGISIRPIIDLSGGHHFNEVHFEDVFVPDDMLVGTEGEGWKQVTTELAFERSGPERYLSSIQLLIELIREVGPEPGERAAVLIGRLTAHLTTLRQMSLSVAGMLQTGQNPNLEAAVVKEVGTTFEQEIPEAVHALTGAEPRLGSGSEFEQTLGYLVEHAPSFSLRGGTREVLRGIIARGLGLR
- a CDS encoding CoA transferase encodes the protein MLPLTGIKVVEIAQNLAGPMAAEILAHLGADVVKIERPDGDDARRWGPPFWKGVSPAFLAVNANKRSMTLDLKDARAVAWLTEFIGGVDVLVQNLRPGALEELGLGPEVLVARYPRLIYCSLWAFGRTGPRRLKSGYEPMVQAFSGLMMMNGDEGGPPTRIGTSVLDYGSGMWTAIGALAGLVQRERTGRGCVVDASLFETGLAWLKGHFASFRVSGEVPERHRTGSHRVVPFQAFDTKTGPIIITVGSDRLFARLAGVLGRPEWITDPRFATNAARVVSRAELIPEIERILLTRTKGEWIDLLEAAGVPCAPINTLPEAVTEPQAEAIGMIQRVPGDEYELVALPLSFDGVRPGIRRAPPRPGEHTGELMGP
- a CDS encoding ABC transporter permease; amino-acid sequence: MSGGRTIAIGWAAPDGALARVRRSRVVWRLRRHRSFVVGFALFALVLALALLADVIAPSAPDQMQFRHRFTPPTRQFWLGTDNFGRDILSRVVYGARLSLEIGFGVMVMTGVGGTLIGAAAGYFRELDNGLMRCMDALMAFPAVLLAIGITAALGPSMLNAMIALTAVYTPRTARIVRASVLVIRELDYVQSALALGVGQWRILLRHVLPNSLAPLIVQLTFIFAYAVLTEAVLSFLGMGPQPPTPTWGNAIAEGRNYVREAPWIALFPGLAIAITVLGLNLLGDGLRDALDPRMKVQPG